A genomic segment from Rhodothermales bacterium encodes:
- a CDS encoding PQQ-binding-like beta-propeller repeat protein: MARTALILVLVLSSCAAPDGNTDWRYFGGDLANSQYSTLDQIDRTNVGRLDVAWTYHTGDADSSNRSQIQFNPIVVDGVLYGASPRLKLFALDAATGAEKWVFDLYAAGDAPSVFGVSRGVAYWESGDDRRLLYGAGHRLFALDARTGLPIPSFGSGGFVDLREGLDRDAAGTFWSLNTPGVVYQDLYIVGGRVAEELPSAPGHIRAYDIRTGERAWIFHTIPQPGEYGYNSWPADAWQRTGGVNVWSGMSLDPERGTVYLPTGSAAFDFWGGNRHGENLFANAILALDAATGERKWHYQTVRHDIWDRDLPAAPNLVTVTHDGRRIDALAQITKSGHVWLLDRDTGAPLFPVEERQVLPSDLDGEAAWPTQALPTRPPPFARQQLGPDDINDLFPEQAAVFRDSLARLRSAGQFVPPSTQGTIIFPGFDGGGEWGGAAHDPNAGILYVNANEMPWVLQMRKIDLDASQRSFSAGQQLFAYYCYNCHGAGASDATGIPSLAGIGQRKTREQVAAQVRGGGVRMPALPYLKPDEVDAIVAFLFGDPQPEGLTASPEAAVRYNHMGYNRFVDANGYPVVRPPWGTLNAIDLNRGEILWSVPLGEIPELTARGIPKTGTENYGGPIATAGGLLFIGASKDERFRAFDRATGEELWSTRLPSGGYATPATYAVNGRQYVVIAAGGGKMGTRSGDAYVAFALPR, from the coding sequence ATGGCCCGCACCGCGCTGATTCTGGTACTCGTCCTCTCCTCCTGCGCCGCCCCCGATGGAAACACCGACTGGCGCTACTTCGGCGGCGACCTCGCCAACAGCCAGTATTCGACGCTCGACCAGATCGACCGTACGAACGTCGGCCGGCTCGACGTCGCCTGGACCTACCACACCGGCGACGCCGACTCCAGCAACCGCTCCCAGATCCAGTTTAACCCGATCGTCGTCGACGGCGTCCTCTACGGCGCTTCGCCGCGGCTGAAGCTCTTCGCCCTCGACGCGGCGACCGGCGCCGAGAAATGGGTGTTCGACCTGTACGCCGCCGGCGACGCGCCGAGCGTCTTCGGCGTCAGTCGCGGGGTGGCCTACTGGGAGTCGGGCGACGACCGACGCCTCCTCTACGGCGCCGGCCACCGGCTCTTCGCCCTCGATGCCCGCACGGGGCTGCCGATCCCGTCGTTCGGGTCCGGCGGGTTTGTCGACCTTCGGGAAGGGCTTGACCGCGACGCCGCCGGCACGTTCTGGTCGCTGAACACGCCCGGCGTGGTTTATCAGGATCTCTACATCGTCGGCGGACGCGTCGCGGAAGAGCTGCCGTCGGCCCCGGGGCATATCCGCGCCTACGACATCCGCACGGGCGAGCGGGCCTGGATCTTTCACACCATCCCCCAGCCCGGCGAATACGGCTACAATTCCTGGCCGGCGGACGCGTGGCAGCGCACCGGCGGCGTCAACGTCTGGAGCGGCATGAGCCTCGACCCCGAACGCGGCACGGTCTACCTGCCGACGGGCTCGGCGGCGTTCGACTTTTGGGGCGGTAACCGGCACGGAGAAAACCTCTTCGCCAACGCCATCCTGGCGCTCGACGCAGCGACCGGCGAGCGGAAATGGCACTACCAGACCGTCCGCCACGACATCTGGGACCGCGACCTGCCGGCGGCGCCGAACCTCGTCACGGTCACCCACGACGGCCGGCGGATCGACGCGCTGGCGCAGATCACGAAGTCGGGGCACGTCTGGCTGCTGGATCGCGACACGGGCGCGCCACTCTTCCCGGTCGAGGAGCGGCAGGTCCTGCCTTCGGATCTGGACGGCGAAGCCGCCTGGCCGACGCAGGCGCTGCCGACCCGACCGCCGCCCTTCGCCCGGCAGCAGCTCGGGCCGGACGACATCAACGACCTGTTCCCGGAGCAGGCGGCCGTCTTCCGCGACAGCCTGGCGCGGCTCCGCAGCGCCGGCCAGTTCGTCCCGCCGAGCACGCAGGGCACGATCATTTTCCCGGGGTTCGACGGCGGCGGCGAGTGGGGCGGCGCCGCGCACGATCCGAACGCGGGGATCCTGTACGTCAACGCGAACGAGATGCCGTGGGTGCTCCAGATGCGGAAGATCGACCTGGACGCAAGCCAGCGTTCGTTCTCCGCCGGCCAGCAGCTCTTTGCGTATTACTGTTATAATTGTCACGGCGCCGGCGCCTCGGACGCGACGGGGATTCCGTCGCTCGCCGGCATCGGCCAGCGGAAAACGCGCGAACAGGTCGCCGCGCAGGTTCGAGGCGGCGGCGTGCGGATGCCGGCACTGCCCTACCTGAAACCGGACGAGGTCGACGCCATCGTCGCCTTCCTATTCGGCGACCCGCAGCCCGAGGGGCTCACGGCCTCACCGGAAGCGGCCGTCCGGTACAACCACATGGGCTACAACCGGTTTGTCGACGCGAACGGCTACCCGGTCGTGCGCCCGCCCTGGGGCACGCTCAACGCCATCGATCTGAACCGGGGTGAGATCCTGTGGTCCGTCCCCCTCGGCGAGATCCCGGAGCTGACGGCGCGGGGCATCCCGAAGACCGGGACGGAAAACTACGGCGGTCCGATCGCCACGGCCGGCGGACTGCTTTTCATCGGGGCGTCGAAGGATGAGCGCTTCCGGGCGTTCGACCGGGCGACGGGGGAAGAACTCTGGTCGACCCGGCTCCCGAGCGGCGGCTACGCCACGCCGGCGACCTACGCGGTGAACGGCCGGCAATACGTCGTCATAGCAGCCGGCGGAGGGAAGATGGGGACGAGGTCGGGCGACGCGTATGTGGCCTTCGCACTGCCCCGGTGA